The Cherax quadricarinatus isolate ZL_2023a chromosome 20, ASM3850222v1, whole genome shotgun sequence genome has a window encoding:
- the LOC128700706 gene encoding innexin inx2 produces the protein MPASVDIRAIIGSVLNVIKTRANQICAATCDGLVLRMHYRWTFCLLLGGFLTVWYSWYYRDVITCVSHFNAETQVRLDYINICLSYPYIEDNGSKRYLLFYRWISWSLLVLAGVYYIPRKVSKNFDNARCKKLLEDLAANAHAYDHIEKDLVERAARYITFNIKTHDGLYWKYLTVNVLALIIDIFGMLFLNFILQGRFIQYGFKSYPFNRDPQKFTDYMSQTFPPFASCELSNENQLVNKRIEKFGCHLTIMELYEKVFLIVWLWMIVLTFVTCCYIVFLGLMWLPCVQVYLLRTAKPVHVSSKVRGVVHAVAKNCKIGDIYLLYRVRGHLSHARFYELMTRLSDPALFTKQIQQAPPGKIPDGKDKMPPNNQTDTLRNRHPNLPQDPLMNPEYLHQLLVNQEMMNRHPQNPAGRNPLLKNNSNILIE, from the exons ATGCCAGCCAGTGTGGACATTCGCGCCATCATAGGCAGTGTCTTAAACGTTATCAAAACAAGAGCCAACCAGATATGTGCTGCCACTTGCGACGGTCTTGTCCTCAGGATGCACTACCGCTGGACCTTCTGTCTCCTGTTGGGCGGCTTCCTCACGGTGTGGTACTCCTG GTATTACCGTGATGTCATCACGTGCGTGTCGCACTTCAACGCTGAGACTCAGGTCCGCCTCGACTACATCAATATTTGTCTCTCATACCCTTACATCGAAGATAATGGTTCCAAGAGATACTTACTCTTCTACCGCTGGATATCTTGGTCACTCCTCGTCCTAGCTGGAGTGTATTACATCCCACGTAAAGTCTCCAAGAACTTCGACAACGCAAGATGCAAGAAACTTTTGGAAGACCTTGCCGCCAACGCTCACGCATATGACCACATAGAGAAAGACCTGGTGGAGAGAGCCGCTAGATACATCACTTTTAATATCAAGACCCACGATGGACTCTACTGGAAATATCTTACTGTCAATGTCCTAGCATTAATTATTGATATTTTTGGTATGCTGTTCTTGAATTTCATACTCCAGGGACGATTTATTCAGTACGGATTTAAGTCTTATCCATTTAACAGAGATCCTCAGAAGTTCACAGATTACATGTCACAAACATTCCCTCCATTTGCCTCTTGCGAGCTTTCTAATGAAAATCAACTCGTAAACAAACGTATAGAAAAGTTTGGTTGTCACCTAACAATAATGGAGCTGTACGAGAAGGTGTTTCTGATCGTGTGGTTGTGGATGATCGTGCTGACCTTCGTCACCTGTTGCTACATTGTCTTCCTTGGGTTAATGTGGCTCCCCTGCGTGCAAGTTTACCTTCTCCGCACTGCGAAGCCTGTCCACGTCAGCAGTAAAGTCCGAGGGGTCGTGCATGCAGTGGCAAAGAACTGCAAGATCGGTGACATTTATCTCCTGTACCGCGTGAGGGGACACCTGAGCCATGCCAGGTTCTACGAGCTGATGACACGGCTGTCGGATCCTGCTCTGTTCACCAAGCAGATTCAGCAAGCCCCACCCGGAAAAATCCCAGATGGCAAGGATAAGATGCCGCCAAACAACCAGACGGATACTCTGAGGAACCGGCACCCGAATTTACCCCAAGATCCACTAATGAACCCTGAATATCTGCATCAACTTCTTGTCAACCAGGAAATGATGAACAGACACCCTCAGAACCCTGCCGGACGTAATCCATTGCTCAAAAATAACAGTAACATTCTCATCGAATAG